A stretch of Pseudolysobacter antarcticus DNA encodes these proteins:
- a CDS encoding tetratricopeptide repeat protein, with protein MYLRTLLLLLTIIGAADAMCCPSTATSSATNKALDAVKNARYSSDIATAEKLLEPVLKADPDNVRALYTQGLIHIDKKEFADAEASVSKAAQIQQECAATITSPDYSVYNTLGWVQMIQGKNKEAEDNYLKAIKQIGASNPQSLMRANSNLGYLYFAEGRFADARPYLSEASAAGSKGAETTLKQLTDAQAQYDKAIAPRVFVQVSDHAPKETGQAAIQTLKALHYNVPDLQIVNLVPNTDEVRYFHDDDKARAEALALQLTTANLGKFNVKDFVGKTPGVTVPEKQFEVWFANGKN; from the coding sequence ATGTACCTCAGAACCCTCCTCTTACTGCTCACAATCATTGGTGCGGCTGACGCTATGTGCTGCCCAAGCACGGCGACTTCGTCAGCTACCAACAAAGCGTTAGATGCCGTAAAAAACGCCAGATATTCGAGTGACATTGCGACGGCGGAAAAGCTTCTAGAGCCTGTGCTCAAGGCGGACCCCGACAACGTGCGAGCTCTGTATACACAAGGGCTCATTCATATTGACAAGAAGGAGTTCGCTGACGCGGAAGCGTCGGTATCCAAGGCTGCACAGATCCAGCAAGAATGTGCGGCAACGATCACCTCGCCCGACTATAGCGTGTACAACACGCTCGGCTGGGTTCAGATGATCCAAGGAAAGAACAAAGAAGCAGAAGACAACTATCTCAAGGCAATAAAGCAAATTGGTGCATCGAACCCTCAGTCCTTGATGCGGGCAAATAGCAATCTCGGATACCTGTATTTTGCGGAAGGCCGTTTCGCTGATGCGAGGCCGTATTTGAGCGAGGCATCGGCGGCAGGCTCGAAAGGTGCGGAAACTACGCTTAAGCAGCTGACAGACGCGCAAGCGCAGTACGACAAGGCTATCGCGCCCCGCGTCTTCGTGCAGGTGTCGGATCACGCACCTAAAGAGACCGGTCAAGCCGCCATCCAAACGCTTAAAGCGCTGCACTACAACGTGCCTGATCTTCAGATCGTGAATTTGGTGCCTAACACCGATGAGGTTCGTTATTTCCACGATGATGATAAGGCGAGGGCAGAGGCCCTTGCTCTGCAACTGACGACCGCTAACCTAGGGAAATTCAACGTCAAAGATTTCGTGGGAAAGACGCCGGGTGTGACGGTTCCGGAAAAGCAATTTGAAGTGTGGTTTGCCAACGGGAAAAATTAG
- a CDS encoding transglycosylase SLT domain-containing protein — MLAWGKSVSKPFRDRVLEIGVNLAIDPSYLMACIAFESARTFSASIVNAAGSGAVGLIQFMPPTAQALGTTTKKLSTMSAVAQLDYVEKYFAPQKNKLKTLPDVYMAILWPAAVGKPGSFVLFDRSDQANPKRYVQNAGLDYNKDGLITKDEASRRVAEVLQIGLQPDNASN, encoded by the coding sequence ATGCTGGCCTGGGGGAAAAGCGTTTCAAAACCTTTTCGAGATCGAGTTCTGGAAATTGGCGTAAACCTCGCGATCGACCCGAGCTATCTCATGGCGTGCATCGCGTTTGAGAGTGCGCGCACTTTCAGCGCGTCGATAGTGAATGCAGCAGGGAGCGGTGCCGTTGGACTGATTCAATTCATGCCACCTACGGCGCAAGCGCTGGGCACAACGACCAAGAAACTCAGCACCATGAGCGCCGTTGCCCAACTCGACTACGTTGAGAAATATTTTGCGCCGCAGAAAAACAAGCTCAAAACGCTTCCAGACGTCTACATGGCGATTCTTTGGCCGGCGGCTGTTGGGAAGCCAGGCAGCTTCGTGCTGTTTGATCGATCGGATCAAGCGAATCCGAAAAGATACGTGCAAAACGCCGGCCTCGATTACAACAAAGATGGACTCATCACGAAGGATGAAGCAAGCCGTCGCGTGGCTGAGGTGTTGCAGATCGGTTTGCAGCCTGACAATGCGAGTAATTGA
- a CDS encoding endonuclease, whose translation MSLGIMARCAFVVLCASVRLAWADTAIFINEIHYDNVGADTGEGVEIAGPAGTDLTGWKVIPYNGSGGGLYAPDATVTLSGLIPTTCGGYGVISVPIVGLQNGAPDGLALVDSHGVVIQFLSYEGMFTATNGPASGLLSSDIGVSESGSGAVGLSLQLSGNGTQYSNFTWQADAASTFGACNTGQTFGTPPDIAPAITSTLPANGATNVALNASLLLTFSEAVTLTSTAADVLCTNSGSHSVLISGTGNAYTLNPETDFAVGENCTVTIAADQVTDLDGMPDTMAQDYSFSFATVPGDVPPTVATTAPALGAIGFPRAANLQITFSEPVALDTNWFQLSCDASGVHTAVVTGSGALYTLNPDIDFAAIEHCTWIVLADHVYDLDGTPDAMTANVTITFDTAAGATDYYAGVDTSSGPALEAWLHNRIKDHTAYPYSGGTTNTWTILRAADEDPMNTNNVVDVYKNVSYPKTSSSLNREHTWPNSYGFNDITAVGGNPYPPYTDCHMLYMADSSYNESRSNKPYGNCAGTGTCVEKTTQLTNGLGGSGHSNLTSSTRWETWDHRKGDVARAILYMSVRYDGGTNTQGQAEPDLRVTDNANLIQTTASGVTVAIAYMGMQSNLLDWNDLDPPDQGEQLRNEVVYSFQHNRNPFIDHPEWARCAVANTNCPVIVDEIFHGDFETPVATVLVH comes from the coding sequence ATGTCATTGGGAATCATGGCGCGCTGCGCCTTTGTCGTTCTGTGCGCGAGCGTGCGTCTGGCTTGGGCCGATACCGCGATCTTCATCAACGAAATTCATTACGACAACGTGGGTGCCGATACCGGGGAAGGTGTCGAAATCGCCGGACCCGCCGGGACCGACCTCACCGGCTGGAAGGTTATTCCCTACAACGGCAGTGGTGGGGGCCTTTACGCGCCAGACGCGACAGTGACCCTCTCCGGCCTCATTCCCACGACCTGCGGCGGCTACGGTGTCATTTCGGTACCGATCGTCGGACTGCAAAATGGTGCGCCCGATGGCTTGGCGTTGGTCGACAGCCACGGTGTTGTCATCCAGTTCTTGAGCTACGAAGGCATGTTTACCGCGACCAACGGACCGGCGTCCGGTTTACTCAGTTCCGACATCGGCGTTTCGGAAAGCGGTTCGGGTGCAGTCGGTCTGTCGCTGCAACTGTCGGGTAACGGCACCCAATACAGCAACTTCACGTGGCAAGCTGACGCAGCGTCGACGTTCGGTGCCTGCAATACCGGACAAACCTTCGGCACACCGCCTGATATCGCCCCGGCGATTACCAGTACGCTGCCCGCCAACGGCGCGACAAATGTGGCGCTGAATGCCTCGCTGTTGCTGACCTTCTCCGAAGCGGTGACCTTGACCAGCACCGCCGCCGATGTGCTCTGTACGAACAGCGGGTCGCACAGTGTCCTCATCAGTGGCACCGGGAATGCCTACACGCTCAATCCCGAGACCGACTTTGCGGTGGGAGAGAACTGTACGGTCACGATCGCCGCCGACCAAGTGACGGATCTGGACGGTATGCCAGACACCATGGCGCAGGACTACAGCTTCAGCTTTGCGACCGTACCGGGGGATGTGCCACCCACGGTCGCGACCACTGCGCCGGCGCTCGGCGCGATCGGTTTTCCGCGGGCTGCGAATCTGCAGATCACGTTCTCGGAGCCGGTGGCATTGGATACGAACTGGTTTCAGCTGAGCTGCGATGCCAGTGGTGTGCACACGGCCGTAGTGACGGGTAGCGGTGCGCTGTACACACTGAATCCGGATATCGATTTTGCAGCGATCGAACACTGCACGTGGATCGTCCTAGCCGATCACGTATACGATCTCGACGGCACGCCGGACGCGATGACGGCAAACGTCACCATCACGTTCGACACCGCGGCCGGTGCGACGGACTATTACGCGGGCGTGGATACCAGTAGCGGTCCTGCGCTGGAAGCCTGGTTGCACAACCGGATCAAGGATCACACCGCGTATCCGTATTCGGGTGGCACGACCAATACCTGGACGATCCTGCGTGCGGCGGATGAGGATCCGATGAACACGAACAACGTCGTCGACGTCTACAAGAACGTGTCGTATCCCAAGACCAGCAGCAGTCTCAATCGCGAACACACGTGGCCGAACTCCTACGGGTTCAATGACATTACCGCGGTGGGTGGCAATCCCTACCCTCCCTACACCGACTGCCACATGCTTTACATGGCCGACAGCTCGTATAACGAGAGTCGCAGCAACAAGCCGTACGGCAACTGTGCCGGAACCGGCACTTGCGTGGAGAAGACCACCCAGCTCACGAATGGCTTGGGTGGTAGTGGCCACTCGAACCTGACGTCATCGACGCGGTGGGAGACGTGGGATCACCGCAAGGGCGATGTGGCACGTGCGATCTTGTACATGTCGGTGCGGTATGACGGGGGAACGAACACGCAAGGACAGGCCGAGCCAGACTTGCGTGTCACGGACAATGCCAATCTGATCCAGACGACGGCGTCGGGCGTGACCGTTGCGATTGCCTATATGGGCATGCAGTCCAATCTGCTGGATTGGAATGATCTGGATCCGCCGGACCAGGGCGAGCAGTTACGAAACGAAGTGGTGTATTCCTTCCAGCACAATCGCAATCCGTTTATCGATCATCCGGAATGGGCGCGTTGCGCGGTTGCGAATACGAACTGTCCGGTGATTGTCGATGAGATTTTCCATGGCGATTTTGAGACTCCGGTCGCGACGGTGCTTGTTCATTAG